A genome region from Aliivibrio salmonicida LFI1238 includes the following:
- the bepA gene encoding beta-barrel assembly-enhancing protease, whose translation MFKLKKLASSLLIASLLTSSLPASANNDLDLPEIGTTAAGTLTIDQELVYGDAYMRMLRASQPVINDPVLTEYVQNLGHRLVANASDVKTPFHFFLINNREINAFAFFGGYVALHSGLFLYAQSESELASVVAHEIAHITQRHLARSMEDQARRSPATIAALVGSLLLAIAAPEAGIAAIHATTAGAMQSSINYTRSNEKEADRFGIDTLAKSGFDVTAMPRFFSRLADQYRYASTPPPMLLTHPLPADRITDSRARAQQYPMRRVNTSLRYQLARSRIVARFAGIDSNAALDWFSRKSKSAKVDQKTAIEYGKALVYIDSNQYDKATPIMSTLLKNDPLNTFYIDAATDLDLYTKKNEQAIKRLENGLIHLPNNPVLMINYAHALSESGKTPQAVRILQRYTHDHPKDPTGWQLLSKAYYDDGSSDGELAARAEVYALKGMWNKALSNYTQASQLAELGSLDQARYDARIDQLRLSRERFSTL comes from the coding sequence ATGTTCAAATTAAAAAAGCTGGCCAGTAGTTTACTCATTGCCTCATTGCTAACAAGCTCACTACCTGCTAGTGCAAATAACGATTTAGATTTGCCTGAAATAGGAACCACAGCAGCGGGTACTCTGACCATAGATCAAGAACTGGTTTATGGTGATGCGTACATGCGGATGCTCCGTGCTAGCCAACCAGTCATTAATGATCCAGTATTAACTGAATATGTTCAAAATCTAGGCCACCGCTTAGTTGCTAATGCAAGTGATGTCAAAACCCCTTTCCACTTCTTCTTAATCAATAATAGAGAAATTAACGCCTTTGCTTTTTTTGGTGGTTATGTTGCGTTGCATTCAGGATTATTTCTATACGCACAATCGGAAAGCGAATTAGCCTCAGTGGTTGCTCACGAAATTGCGCATATTACACAGCGTCACCTTGCTCGAAGTATGGAAGATCAAGCTCGACGCTCACCAGCAACGATTGCAGCACTTGTTGGCTCTTTATTATTGGCAATTGCAGCACCAGAAGCAGGCATTGCCGCGATTCATGCAACAACCGCTGGAGCAATGCAAAGCTCAATTAACTATACAAGAAGCAATGAAAAAGAAGCCGACAGGTTTGGGATTGATACACTCGCAAAATCAGGATTTGATGTAACGGCAATGCCACGATTTTTCTCACGATTAGCCGACCAATATCGATACGCAAGTACACCACCACCAATGCTTCTAACTCACCCCTTACCCGCAGACCGAATAACAGACAGCCGAGCTAGAGCACAACAATACCCAATGCGCCGTGTAAACACATCCCTGCGATACCAACTTGCTCGCTCTCGTATCGTCGCTCGCTTTGCTGGTATTGATAGTAATGCCGCGCTTGATTGGTTTTCTCGTAAATCAAAGTCGGCTAAAGTCGATCAAAAGACAGCCATCGAATACGGTAAAGCCTTAGTTTATATTGATTCAAACCAATATGATAAAGCCACACCAATAATGTCAACGTTACTCAAAAATGATCCTCTAAATACGTTTTATATTGATGCAGCTACCGATTTAGATCTGTATACAAAGAAAAATGAACAGGCGATAAAACGCTTAGAAAATGGATTAATTCATCTGCCCAACAACCCAGTATTAATGATCAATTACGCCCATGCTTTATCTGAATCGGGGAAAACGCCTCAAGCGGTTCGAATTCTTCAACGCTACACTCATGACCACCCTAAAGATCCGACTGGGTGGCAATTACTCTCTAAAGCCTACTATGATGACGGCAGCTCCGATGGAGAATTAGCAGCAAGAGCTGAGGTTTATGCGCTTAAAGGCATGTGGAATAAAGCGTTAAGTAATTACACACAAGCAAGCCAACTCGCCGAGTTGGGCAGCTTAGATCAAGCTCGATATGATGCAAGAATAGATCAGTTACGCCTCTCTAGAGAAAGATTCAGCACGTTATAA
- the upp gene encoding uracil phosphoribosyltransferase, translated as MKVVEVKHPLIKHKIGLMREGDISTKRFRELATEVGSLLTYEATSDFETEKVTINGWNGPVEVDQIKGKKVTVVPILRAGLGMMDGVLEHIPSARISVVGIYRDEETLEPVPYFNKLASNIDERIALVVDPMLATGGSMIATLDLLKEKGCKNFKILVLVAAPEGIAALEKAHPDVELYTAAIDEKLNDKGYIIPGLGDAGDKIFGTK; from the coding sequence ATGAAAGTTGTTGAAGTAAAACATCCGCTAATAAAACATAAAATTGGTTTAATGCGCGAAGGCGATATCAGCACTAAGCGTTTTCGTGAATTAGCAACTGAAGTAGGTAGCTTACTTACTTATGAAGCAACATCAGACTTTGAGACAGAAAAAGTAACTATCAATGGCTGGAACGGCCCTGTTGAAGTTGACCAAATTAAAGGTAAAAAAGTAACGGTAGTGCCAATCTTACGTGCAGGTCTTGGCATGATGGATGGCGTTCTTGAGCACATCCCAAGTGCGCGTATCAGTGTTGTTGGTATTTACCGTGACGAAGAAACGTTAGAGCCTGTACCTTACTTTAACAAGTTAGCGTCTAACATCGATGAGCGTATTGCTTTAGTTGTTGATCCAATGCTAGCGACTGGCGGTTCTATGATCGCAACGCTTGATCTTTTAAAAGAGAAAGGCTGTAAGAACTTTAAAATTCTTGTTCTTGTTGCTGCTCCTGAAGGCATTGCTGCATTAGAAAAAGCGCATCCAGATGTTGAGCTTTATACTGCGGCTATCGATGAGAAGTTGAATGATAAAGGTTACATCATTCCAGGTCTTGGTGATGCTGGTGATAAGATCTTCGGTACTAAGTAA
- the arsC gene encoding arsenate reductase (glutaredoxin) (This arsenate reductase requires both glutathione and glutaredoxin to convert arsenate to arsenite, after which the efflux transporter formed by ArsA and ArsB can extrude the arsenite from the cell, providing resistance.): MSVVIYHNQKCSKSRQTLALLEEKGIVPEVIKYLEQTPSIDELKTLFSQLGFSSVREMMRTKEDIYKELNLGENALSNEQLFEAMNANPKLIERPIVVHNNHAKIGRPPEQVLDIL, translated from the coding sequence ATGTCTGTTGTTATTTATCACAACCAAAAATGCTCTAAAAGTCGTCAAACCTTGGCTTTATTAGAAGAAAAAGGAATCGTACCAGAGGTCATAAAATACCTTGAACAAACACCAAGTATTGATGAGTTAAAAACACTGTTCTCTCAACTAGGGTTCAGTTCTGTTCGAGAGATGATGCGAACTAAAGAAGATATTTACAAAGAACTAAACTTAGGTGAAAACGCATTAAGTAATGAACAGTTATTTGAAGCGATGAACGCGAATCCAAAACTAATTGAACGCCCTATTGTTGTTCATAATAACCACGCTAAAATAGGTCGCCCACCGGAACAAGTTCTGGATATTTTATAG
- a CDS encoding sulfurtransferase TusA family protein codes for METQHLDLSKHRCPMSLLLAKRASHRLIDSEKLIIKVVDKVSLQDMMTYFQQSSFHTHLEQAEPCSFLTVTRSRT; via the coding sequence ATGGAAACCCAACACTTAGATTTATCAAAACACCGTTGTCCTATGTCTTTATTATTGGCTAAGCGTGCAAGTCACCGCTTAATAGACAGCGAAAAATTAATCATTAAAGTCGTCGACAAAGTGTCTTTACAGGATATGATGACATACTTTCAGCAATCCTCTTTCCATACTCATCTAGAGCAAGCTGAACCGTGTTCTTTTTTAACCGTAACGAGAAGCAGAACTTAA
- a CDS encoding DUF2066 domain-containing protein, translating to MLRIFCLLIFMVAGPVWAQQQADIYHTEVQLTASDNAESVAKKEGLVNVLIKVSGQRDIANNGVIKKALTQSDRYVTQMSFVDHKDAPRGMKLGYNPKMVTHLLTQSEQRIWEAPRKPVLVWIVNEYNYQRSIIWEQSDSNLITRIKQAAYDRGLPVLFPVGDFDDVTSIEIPDLWGSFKKPIAAASERYNPQAILVVKIRGNSLSWDLFDTTPQYLVKTSKKAIEGTASGAVQLSDMINDVSDYFADTYSKKLGTTVSQSEMISIAGIHSTEGFFTLEKQLKQLNSVASVQVDSIQGDKVIYTLNLLGDWAQFNAELLSRNTRISVVPEEVITSDNNTIDANVDAGATEQNNVTDTTLVNKSTIIDASKPDAVIASDKDPVNQKTDTSVIHAYQLKK from the coding sequence ATGTTACGTATTTTTTGTTTATTAATCTTTATGGTTGCGGGGCCTGTGTGGGCGCAGCAACAAGCAGATATCTATCATACTGAAGTTCAGTTAACTGCCTCTGATAATGCTGAAAGTGTGGCAAAGAAAGAAGGCTTGGTTAATGTACTAATTAAAGTATCAGGTCAAAGAGACATTGCTAATAACGGTGTAATAAAAAAAGCACTGACACAAAGCGATCGTTATGTAACTCAAATGAGTTTTGTTGACCATAAAGATGCCCCTCGCGGTATGAAATTAGGGTATAACCCAAAAATGGTGACGCATTTACTGACTCAATCTGAGCAACGTATTTGGGAAGCACCACGTAAGCCAGTATTGGTTTGGATCGTAAATGAATATAACTACCAACGTAGTATTATTTGGGAACAATCAGATAGCAATTTAATCACTAGAATCAAACAAGCGGCTTATGATCGAGGCTTACCTGTTTTATTCCCTGTCGGTGATTTTGATGATGTGACCTCTATTGAGATCCCTGATCTGTGGGGTAGTTTTAAAAAACCGATTGCAGCTGCGAGTGAGCGCTATAACCCTCAAGCCATTTTAGTCGTAAAAATTCGTGGCAATAGTTTATCGTGGGATCTTTTTGATACTACGCCTCAATACTTGGTCAAAACCTCGAAAAAAGCAATTGAAGGTACGGCTTCTGGTGCTGTACAGCTTTCTGATATGATTAATGATGTTAGTGATTATTTTGCTGATACGTATTCTAAGAAGCTAGGCACGACGGTGAGTCAATCTGAAATGATTTCAATTGCAGGCATTCACTCTACTGAAGGGTTCTTCACGTTAGAAAAACAATTGAAGCAATTGAATTCAGTCGCTAGCGTTCAGGTGGATAGTATTCAAGGTGATAAAGTTATTTACACATTGAATTTACTTGGTGATTGGGCGCAATTTAATGCGGAATTGCTTAGCCGAAATACAAGAATTAGTGTGGTTCCTGAAGAGGTGATTACCTCTGACAATAATACGATAGACGCTAATGTGGATGCCGGTGCAACAGAGCAGAACAATGTTACAGATACGACGTTAGTAAATAAATCTACGATTATTGATGCATCAAAACCGGATGCCGTGATAGCAAGTGATAAAGACCCCGTTAATCAAAAAACGGACACATCAGTGATACACGCTTATCAACTGAAGAAGTAA
- a CDS encoding DUF2069 domain-containing protein yields the protein MDVVELGSQTKRYRLLALFCNLSLLIFVMLWHSVISPHPQINPYGLMIAWMIPLLLPLKGILEGKPYTHAWANFILMFYFLHGFTLLWVDEGERYLAVIELILTSGAFIGNIYYARLRGKELGLKLKLLSEVEKIEKASYAENKQD from the coding sequence ATGGACGTCGTTGAGTTAGGATCGCAAACAAAACGTTACCGTTTGCTGGCTCTTTTCTGTAATTTATCGTTATTGATTTTTGTCATGCTATGGCACAGTGTTATTTCCCCGCATCCTCAAATCAATCCTTATGGGCTGATGATTGCTTGGATGATACCGCTGCTATTGCCATTAAAAGGCATTTTAGAAGGGAAGCCTTATACTCACGCATGGGCTAATTTTATATTAATGTTTTATTTTCTTCATGGATTCACCTTATTATGGGTCGATGAAGGAGAGCGTTATTTGGCGGTAATAGAACTCATCCTTACCTCTGGAGCGTTTATTGGAAACATTTATTACGCTCGTCTACGAGGTAAAGAGTTAGGTTTAAAACTTAAACTTTTATCGGAAGTTGAAAAAATAGAAAAAGCCAGTTACGCAGAAAACAAACAAGATTAA
- a CDS encoding uracil-xanthine permease family protein, protein MLYNLFQGFQMLFVAFGALVLVPLLTGLDPNVALFGAGVGTLLFQLVTRRSVPIFLASSFAFIAPIIYGTQTWGIPATMGGLMVAGLVYVALGAVIKVKGVAFIHKLLPPVVVGPVIMVIGLGLAPTAVNMALGKTGDGGFQLVDGQLAFWIAAASLFTTIGVSVFSKGFFRLLPILSGIIVGYSLSLIFGIVDFTPVQQAAWFALPNFTYPEFNINAILFMIPVAIAPAVEHVGDMLAISNVTGKDYLKKPGLHRTITGDGIATMAASLIGAPPNTTYSEVTGAVMLTKAFNPVIMTWAAVCAIVLALVGKLGAILQTIPVPVMGGIMILLFGSIATIGLNTLIKNQVDLHKARNLTIVGVTLVFGIGGMAVGIGDFNLQGVSLCGIVAIALNLILPDDLGENHVVDNTQMEDDK, encoded by the coding sequence ATGCTATACAATTTATTCCAAGGTTTTCAGATGCTTTTTGTTGCATTTGGTGCCCTTGTTCTTGTTCCTCTTCTTACTGGGCTCGATCCTAACGTCGCTCTTTTTGGTGCCGGTGTTGGTACTCTTCTTTTTCAACTTGTTACTCGTCGTTCAGTGCCTATCTTCCTCGCGTCTTCTTTTGCTTTTATTGCCCCTATTATTTATGGAACCCAAACATGGGGGATCCCAGCAACAATGGGTGGCCTAATGGTTGCCGGTTTAGTTTATGTTGCGTTAGGTGCCGTTATTAAAGTGAAAGGGGTCGCTTTCATTCATAAGTTACTGCCTCCTGTTGTTGTTGGCCCTGTAATTATGGTGATCGGCCTAGGCTTAGCGCCAACAGCGGTTAATATGGCGTTAGGAAAAACGGGCGATGGTGGATTTCAATTAGTTGATGGCCAATTGGCTTTCTGGATTGCCGCTGCATCATTATTTACCACAATTGGGGTGAGTGTTTTTTCAAAAGGGTTCTTTAGATTATTACCTATTCTCTCAGGCATCATTGTTGGCTACTCATTAAGTTTAATTTTCGGCATCGTTGATTTTACGCCAGTACAACAAGCGGCATGGTTTGCACTACCCAACTTCACTTATCCTGAATTTAACATTAATGCCATTCTATTTATGATCCCAGTCGCCATCGCCCCTGCGGTTGAGCACGTGGGTGATATGTTGGCAATTTCAAATGTAACCGGAAAAGACTACCTTAAAAAACCAGGCTTGCACCGCACCATTACTGGTGATGGTATTGCAACCATGGCAGCCTCTCTTATTGGCGCGCCACCAAATACAACTTACAGTGAAGTGACTGGTGCGGTAATGCTGACTAAAGCGTTTAATCCAGTGATCATGACATGGGCTGCCGTCTGTGCGATTGTTTTGGCTCTTGTGGGTAAATTAGGCGCAATATTACAAACTATTCCAGTCCCTGTAATGGGGGGCATTATGATCTTACTGTTTGGTTCAATCGCGACGATTGGTCTAAATACTCTGATTAAAAACCAAGTTGATTTACATAAAGCACGTAACTTAACCATTGTTGGCGTTACCTTGGTATTTGGTATTGGTGGTATGGCTGTGGGTATTGGCGATTTTAACTTACAGGGCGTAAGTCTTTGTGGGATTGTAGCTATTGCTCTTAATTTAATTCTTCCTGATGACTTAGGTGAAAACCATGTTGTTGATAATACACAAATGGAAGATGATAAATAA
- the purN gene encoding phosphoribosylglycinamide formyltransferase: MKNIVVLVSGNGSNLQEFIDACGNKIPNARISAVISNKSDAYGLQRAINADIDVHSLSAAGYEGREQYDIALSTLIDLYQPDLIILAGFMRILSADFVLRYQGKMLNIHPSLLPKYTGLHTHQRAIDAGDEEHGTSVHFVTPELDGGPVILQAKVPIFDEDTAEDVALRVQAQEHVIYPMVANWIIEERLIMTDGKAVLDGDALGTFGLETEE, from the coding sequence ATGAAGAATATTGTTGTATTAGTTTCAGGAAACGGCAGTAACCTACAAGAGTTTATCGATGCTTGTGGTAACAAAATTCCAAATGCACGCATCTCTGCGGTTATTTCAAATAAAAGCGATGCTTATGGACTACAACGTGCAATTAATGCCGATATTGATGTACACAGCTTAAGTGCTGCGGGCTATGAAGGTCGTGAGCAGTACGATATCGCACTATCTACTCTTATCGATCTTTATCAGCCTGATTTAATTATTCTGGCCGGTTTTATGCGTATTTTAAGTGCAGATTTTGTCTTACGTTATCAAGGTAAGATGCTGAACATCCACCCCTCTCTTCTACCGAAATATACAGGATTACATACTCACCAACGTGCGATTGACGCCGGAGATGAAGAACATGGTACAAGTGTTCATTTTGTCACGCCAGAGCTCGATGGAGGTCCTGTTATTCTTCAAGCAAAAGTGCCTATTTTTGATGAAGATACTGCTGAAGATGTCGCTTTACGTGTTCAAGCTCAAGAACACGTCATTTACCCTATGGTTGCTAATTGGATTATAGAAGAGCGTTTAATAATGACAGATGGAAAAGCAGTTCTTGATGGAGATGCGCTAGGGACATTTGGATTAGAAACAGAAGAGTAA
- a CDS encoding class II glutamine amidotransferase, producing MCELLGMSANIPTDICFSFKGLVQRGGNTGPHRDGWGITFYEGKGFRTFKDPKPSCHSKIAELVQDYPIKSNAVVSHIRQANRGEVNLENTHPFTRELWGRYWTFAHNGQLTGFDELSTGRFRPVGETDSERAFCWLLNQLEEKYPEPPQDMMLMFEYISECSDQLRALGVFNMLLSDGEYVMTYCSNNLHWITRRAPFGQASLIDEDVTIDFHKETTPNDVVSVIATQPLTDNEEWHKMKVGEYALFHFGELSAGNHDTVLDMAPPPSECPVNT from the coding sequence ATGTGTGAATTGCTCGGAATGAGTGCAAATATACCAACGGATATTTGTTTTAGTTTTAAAGGTTTGGTTCAACGTGGTGGCAATACCGGTCCGCATCGTGATGGCTGGGGGATTACTTTTTATGAAGGGAAAGGATTTCGTACATTTAAAGACCCTAAACCAAGTTGTCATTCTAAAATTGCAGAATTGGTTCAAGATTACCCAATAAAAAGTAATGCAGTAGTGAGTCATATTCGACAAGCTAACCGAGGGGAGGTGAATTTAGAAAATACACATCCTTTTACGCGTGAATTATGGGGTCGATACTGGACTTTTGCACATAATGGGCAGCTTACTGGGTTCGATGAATTATCAACTGGGCGTTTTCGTCCTGTCGGTGAAACAGATAGTGAACGTGCTTTTTGTTGGTTATTAAATCAGCTTGAAGAAAAGTATCCAGAACCCCCCCAAGATATGATGCTGATGTTTGAATATATTTCAGAATGCAGCGATCAACTAAGAGCGCTTGGTGTTTTTAATATGCTATTGAGTGATGGTGAATACGTAATGACGTATTGCTCGAATAATTTGCATTGGATCACTCGACGGGCTCCCTTTGGGCAAGCTTCTTTGATTGATGAAGACGTGACCATCGATTTTCATAAAGAAACGACACCAAACGATGTCGTGTCAGTGATTGCAACTCAACCTCTGACTGATAATGAAGAATGGCATAAAATGAAAGTGGGTGAATATGCTCTGTTTCATTTTGGTGAACTAAGTGCCGGAAATCACGATACGGTGCTTGATATGGCGCCGCCGCCTTCTGAGTGTCCAGTAAATACATAA
- the purM gene encoding phosphoribosylformylglycinamidine cyclo-ligase, with protein MSDNKTSLSYKDAGVDIDAGNALVDRIKGVVKRTRRPEVMGGIGGFGALCELPTKYKQPVLVSGTDGVGTKLRLALDLNKHDTIGIDLVAMCVNDLIVQGGEPLFFLDYYATGKLDIDVAAQVVTGIGEGCIQAGCALIGGETAEMPGMYEGEDYDVAGFCVGVVEKEDIINGTKVAAGDALIAVGSSGPHSNGYSLIRKILEVSNADLTEELNGRTIADHLIEPTKIYIKSALKMIAEHDIHAISHITGGGFWENIPRVLPEGTKAVVDGKSWEWPAIFNWLQEKGNVDTYEMYRTFNCGVGLIVALPKEQAEQAVALLNAEGENAWVIGKVAAAEQGEEQVEIR; from the coding sequence GTGAGCGACAACAAAACTTCTCTTAGCTACAAAGATGCTGGCGTAGACATTGATGCTGGTAATGCACTTGTTGATCGAATTAAAGGCGTAGTGAAACGTACTCGTCGCCCAGAAGTTATGGGTGGCATTGGTGGTTTTGGTGCGTTATGTGAACTTCCAACGAAATATAAACAACCTGTTTTAGTTTCTGGTACTGATGGTGTAGGAACTAAACTTCGTTTAGCTTTAGACCTAAACAAGCACGATACGATTGGTATCGACTTAGTGGCTATGTGTGTAAATGACCTAATTGTTCAAGGTGGTGAACCTCTGTTCTTCCTTGATTATTATGCAACAGGCAAACTCGATATTGATGTCGCAGCTCAAGTAGTGACGGGCATTGGTGAAGGTTGTATTCAAGCTGGTTGTGCATTGATCGGTGGTGAAACGGCTGAAATGCCAGGCATGTATGAAGGCGAAGATTATGATGTTGCTGGATTCTGTGTCGGTGTTGTCGAGAAAGAAGACATCATTAATGGCACTAAAGTCGCTGCAGGTGATGCATTAATCGCTGTAGGTTCAAGTGGCCCTCACTCAAATGGTTATTCATTAATTCGTAAAATCCTTGAAGTATCAAATGCGGATCTTACAGAAGAATTAAATGGCAGAACGATTGCAGATCATTTAATCGAACCAACAAAAATCTACATTAAATCAGCACTTAAAATGATTGCAGAGCATGATATTCATGCTATCTCTCATATTACGGGTGGCGGTTTCTGGGAAAATATTCCACGAGTACTTCCTGAAGGAACTAAAGCGGTTGTTGATGGTAAGAGTTGGGAGTGGCCTGCTATCTTTAACTGGCTACAAGAAAAAGGCAACGTAGATACCTACGAAATGTACCGTACCTTTAACTGTGGTGTTGGTCTTATTGTTGCCCTTCCAAAAGAACAAGCTGAACAAGCTGTCGCATTATTGAATGCGGAAGGCGAAAACGCTTGGGTTATTGGCAAAGTAGCGGCAGCAGAGCAAGGCGAAGAACAAGTTGAGATCCGTTAA